In Lactobacillus xylocopicola, the genomic stretch AGTCAGCTCCGCATCCTTTAAGGCATTATCAAATGGGACCTTGGTCCGGTCAACTAAATCGGCGGTTAATTCATCAAACTTAGCCCGGGTTAAGTCGGCTTCCAGGTGGAGTGGACCCGCTTCACCAGCTGAGATGAACGGCAGTGAGACGTGGGTTGAGGAAACGCCGGACAGGTCTTTTTTAGCCTTTTCAGCCGCATCCTTGAGCCGTTGCAAGGCCATCTTGTCCTTGGACAAGTCAACGCCATTTTCGTCCTTAAAGTTCTTAATCAGCCAGTCGATAATCTTGTTATCAAAGTCATCCCCGCCGAGCTTGGTATCACCATTAGTAGAAAGGACTTGGAAGACGCCATCACCCAGCTGCAAAACGGAAACATCGAAGGTACCACCACCGAGGTCATAAACCAAGACTTTCTCATCTTCAGCATCCTTGTCAAGACCGTATGCCAAGGATGATGCAGTTGGTTCGTTGATAATCCGCTTAACCTCTAGGCCAGCAATCTTACCAGCATCTTTAGTTGCTTGCCGCTGTGCGTCATTAAAGTAAGCTGGGACCGTAATAACTGCTTCTGTAACCTTTTCACCTAAGTAATCTTCAGAAAACTTCTTGATGTATTGCAAAATCATTGCCGAAATTTCTTGCGGTGTATAAGTTTTATCAGCAATCTTGACCTTGTAATCGGCCTCACCCATGTGTCGCTTGATGGATGAAATTGTGTTAGGGTTAGTGATCGCTTGCCGCTTGGCAACTTCACCAACCTGAATTTCACCATCTTTAAAAGCGACTACAGATGGAGTAGTCCGATTACCCTCTGGATTAGTAATGATTTTTGGTTCTTTACCCTCTAAAACAGCTACTGCTGAGTTGGTTGTTCCGAGGTCAATTCCGATAACTTTTGACATTGATAAACTTCCTTTCACCTATTGTGCAACAACGACCATTGCTGGTCTTAAAGTTCGATCTTTATATAAATAGCCTTTTTGTAAGACTTGGACAACGGTGTCCTTTTGATCATCATTTTCCGCTTCAACTGTTTGAACAGCCTGGTGTAATGTCGGATCAAATTTGCCGCCTGCTGCCGCGATTTCGCTGATACCATGATCCTTCATGGCTTTAACAAGTGCGTCAAGGGTCATCTGTACCCCTTTTTTGAGCTGCTTAGAGGCCTCATCATCAACCTTGGTCGACAGGGCCCGCTCCAAATTATCCATTGCTGGCAAAATATCCTTAGCTAAAGATTGTGACTCATACTTAATCAGCTGGCTTCGCTCATTATTGTAGCGATTTTGCATGTTCTGCATTTCCGCCTGACTGCGCAGGAACTTGTCTTCTAAGTCCTGATTTTGCTTTTGGGCCTTAATCAATTCTGCTTTTACCTGCTCAGCAGTGGTCTTGGGTGTTTGGTCCGTTGCCGCCGCAGTTTTAGCTTTAGCCGTAGCGGTTTTTTTGACCTTAGCCTGCTCTGGCTGCCCTTGTTTCTGTTCTTTAGCACCAGTGTCTTTTTCTTTATTCACGGCTAACCTCCTTTATTTAAATCGACCATAATACTCCAGTAGCTTCTTAGCTAGCTCATTCCTAAAATATTCTAATAGTCCTATTACCTGCGAATACGGCATATTGTTAGGACCAAGCAAGGCGATTACCCCCTTGCCATGTGTTCCAACACTGTATTCTGCCGTAAGCAAACTGTAGTCCTTGAGCAAGTCATTTGAAAGCTCCGAGCCCAAACTAACCCGGATGGGATGTTGGCCAATTTGGCTACTAGTCCGCTGGTCAACTAAGCTGGAAATCAACTCATTATGATCAATCAGCTCATAAAGTGACCTCAAATTGGCCACATTACTTAACGATGAGCTGTTGAGCAAGTTAATCTGCCCGTCGACATACATCTGTTCACTGGCCGCATCATTAATAACCTCTTCAACCAGTTCCAACAAGTCACCAGCATGGTTGCTGGTCAGCTTCTTGCCTAGACTATGATTAAGCAAGGCAGGCGTTACCTCATTCAAGGTCTTTCCTACCAGCTCATCATTAATCATCCGTACAGCTTTCTCAATTTCATCGCCATGAATATTAGTTGGCAAGCTATAAACTTGGTTATGGACGTTGCCGTCACTAGTCACCAAGATCGCCATAATCTGTCTACTAAACAAAGGCACAATCCGGAAACCCGTGATAGTCAGGTCACTACTCTCTGGCCCTTCCGCAAATGCCGTATAATTAGTCAAATCCGAGAGAATCTTGGCTGCTTCCTGAACTATTTCATTAACCTGGTGAAACGGCTGATCCAGCTGAT encodes the following:
- the grpE gene encoding nucleotide exchange factor GrpE; the encoded protein is MNKEKDTGAKEQKQGQPEQAKVKKTATAKAKTAAATDQTPKTTAEQVKAELIKAQKQNQDLEDKFLRSQAEMQNMQNRYNNERSQLIKYESQSLAKDILPAMDNLERALSTKVDDEASKQLKKGVQMTLDALVKAMKDHGISEIAAAGGKFDPTLHQAVQTVEAENDDQKDTVVQVLQKGYLYKDRTLRPAMVVVAQ
- the hrcA gene encoding heat-inducible transcriptional repressor HrcA: MLTERQELILKTIINDFTQTNDPVGSKTVMMQLPIKVSSATIRNEMAVLEDQGLIEKTHLSSGRVPSTEGYRYYLDHLVEPLQIPSSVYERIVNQLDQPFHQVNEIVQEAAKILSDLTNYTAFAEGPESSDLTITGFRIVPLFSRQIMAILVTSDGNVHNQVYSLPTNIHGDEIEKAVRMINDELVGKTLNEVTPALLNHSLGKKLTSNHAGDLLELVEEVINDAASEQMYVDGQINLLNSSSLSNVANLRSLYELIDHNELISSLVDQRTSSQIGQHPIRVSLGSELSNDLLKDYSLLTAEYSVGTHGKGVIALLGPNNMPYSQVIGLLEYFRNELAKKLLEYYGRFK